From Vigna unguiculata cultivar IT97K-499-35 chromosome 5, ASM411807v1, whole genome shotgun sequence, the proteins below share one genomic window:
- the LOC114183793 gene encoding transcription factor NAI1-like — MLFKWGISLKVTEAPGLNSCGKSSENALYSPMEQAWQNWSHQMEMDDDDDRHEDLMLEECHTEEEEFLREILGEPSFCSESETHHHNSTTMAPSKRSSSSPRTYILSFDSSTIIPATTPQPPSSSPLSGKKRRQNLNSEQPKPKSTTQKRGRNGSVDHIMAERKRRQELTERFIALSATIPGLKKTDKSSILGEAINYVKELKERVTELEERNKRGKESVMIQKKSDVCDSSETDSKDWCRMLPDIEARVMENEVLIEIHCEKEEGVELKLLDHLENLHLCVTATSVLPFGNSTLGITIIAQMGDAYKMTVKDVVKNLRKVLMNHMNIHGDPY, encoded by the exons ATGTTATTTAAATGGGGTATTAGTTTGAAAGTCACTGAGGCACCTGGACTCAACTCTTGCGGAAAATCATCAGAGAACGCACTTTACTCTCCGATGGAGCAAGCATGGCAGAATTGGTCTCATCAAATG GAAATGGACGATGATGATGATAGGCACGAGGATCTGATGTTAGAAGAGTGCCACACAGAAGAGGAGGAGTTCCTGAGAGAGATTCTTGGTGAACCAAGTTTTTGTTCTGAAAGTGAAACTCATCACCACAACTCCACAACAATGGCACCTTCCAAAAGGTCTTCTTCTTCTCCCAGAACATATATTTTGTCTTTCGATAGCTCTACCATTATACCTGCTACCACCCCTCAACCACCGTCTTCTTCCCCTCTCTCCGGCAAAAAACGCCGCCAAAATCTCAACTCAGAACAACCAAAACCCAAGTCCACAACCCAAAAGAGGGGAAGAAACGGTTCCGTGGACCACATCATGGCCGAAAGAAAAAGGAGACAGGAACTCACAGAAAGGTTCATCGCACTTTCAGCCACCATCCCTGGTCTCAAGAAG ACGGACAAGAGTTCGATTCTGGGCGAAGCGATTAATTACGTGAAAGAACTTAAAGAACGTGTGACGGAGCTTGAAGAGAGAAACAAGAGAGGGAAAGAATCGGTGATGATCCAGAAGAAGAGTGATGTGTGTGACTCGAGTGAAACAGATTCGAAGGATTGGTGTAGAATGCTCCCTGATATCGAAGCGAGAGTGATGGAGAATGAGGTGCTGATTGAGATTCATTGCGAGAAGGAAGAAGGGGTTGAACTCAAATTATTGGACCACCTTGAAAATCTTCATCTCTGTGTCACCGCCACCAGCGTGTTGCCCTTTGGGAATTCAACTCTTGGCATTACCATTATCGCTCAG ATGGGTGACGCATACAAGATGACAGTGAAAGATGTAGTGAAAAATCTGAGGAAAGTGCTGATGAATCACATGAACATCCATGGCGATCCGTACTAG
- the LOC114186076 gene encoding transcription factor bHLH18-like translates to MEENQWGKCSSSHMEMEDEVLNECLCQTNPIDEEFLRDILQQPQEGPDLNTFGGADKLMMKNTNSSMMNLCGENKNKPTTSPTTYVLSFDKSADPHPLSAWKDVSHNLPLSSARTNQGTKKTRSASESMDHIMSERKRRQELTRKFIALASTIPGLKKMDKAHVLREAINYVKQLQERVEVLEEDIQKNGAESAITITRSHLCIDDTKSDEWYGSNEAVPAEVEARVLGKQVLIKIHCGKQKGILLKILSQLERLHLFISTSNVLPLGSTIDITIIAQMGDEYKMVVKDLVKELRQVAMMKSCASQ, encoded by the exons ATGGAGGAAAACCAGTGGGGGAAGTGCTCTTCTTCCCATATG GAAATGGAGGATGAGGTGTTGAATGAATGTTTGTGCCAGACGAACCCCATTGATGAAGAGTTTTTAAGAGATATTCTGCAGCAGCCGCAAGAGGGTCCAGATCTTAATACTTTTGGTGGTGCTGATAAGTTGATGATGAAGAACACCAATTCATCCATGATGAATCTTTGTGGTGAAAATAAGAACAAGCCAACCACATCTCCGACCACCTATGTTCTGTCTTTTGACAAATCCGCTGATCCTCATCCTCTGTCTGCTTGGAAAGATGTCTCCCACAACTTGCCTTTGTCCTCAGCAAGGACCAACCAGGGAACCAAGAAAACTCGAAGCGCTTCTGAATCAATGGATCACATCATGTCAGAGAGAAAGAGGAGACAGGAACTCACCAGAAAATTCATAGCACTTGCTTCCACTATCCCTGGCTTGAAGAAG ATGGACAAGGCACATGTACTAAGAGAAGCAATAAATTACGTGAAGCAACTGCAAGAACGTGTGGAAGTGCTAGAAGAAGATATCCAGAAGAACGGTGCAGAATCAGCGATCACCATAACAAGATCTCATCTCTGCATTGATGACACAAAGAGTGATGAATGGTATGGGTCCAATGAAGCAGTTCCTGCTGAAGTTGAAGCCAGAGTCCTAGGGAAGCAAGTGTTGATCAAAATTCACTGTGGAAAACAAAAGGGTATTCTGCTCAAAATATTGTCTCAGCTTGAGCGTCTTCATCTCTTCATATCCACTAGCAATGTCTTGCCACTTGGAAGTACCATTGACATCACCATCATTGCTCAG ATGGGTGATGAATACAAGATGGTAGTGAAGGATCTAGTGAAAGAACTGAGACAAGTGGCTATGATGAAGTCATGTGCGTCACAGTGA